In a single window of the Flavobacterium sp. W4I14 genome:
- a CDS encoding hypothetical protein (product_source=Hypo-rule applied; superfamily=53383): MEKETHSPKTIGGYIPLELPKGEAYYPDLIALNTGRNALEYVLRIRKYTTIYLPYFTCEVLLEPLRKLNIHYHFYRIDEDLDPIIDFEIGERSCLLYTNYFGLKTETVKRLTKEVKNLIIDNAQAFFCKPINDCDTFYSCRKFFGVPDGAYLNISTTLGLNLKQDQSIDRFSHLIKSIDINIEEGYADYIENNEQLCNNDIKKMSVLTESILSGINYDKCADIRRNNFAYLDEHLGRGNILRLNFSREDVPMVYPLLVEDPSVKQQLISQKIFVATYWPNVYEWAHVDSYEYFLAKHLVSLPIDHRYSLADMKLIVKALKPLI, translated from the coding sequence ATGGAAAAAGAAACGCACTCCCCCAAAACCATTGGTGGCTACATACCGCTCGAATTACCAAAAGGAGAAGCCTATTATCCTGATTTAATTGCCCTTAATACAGGTAGAAATGCGCTTGAGTATGTGTTAAGGATAAGAAAATACACCACCATATATCTACCATATTTTACCTGTGAGGTTTTGTTAGAACCGCTCAGGAAACTAAACATACATTATCACTTTTACCGGATAGATGAAGATTTAGATCCAATTATAGATTTTGAAATAGGTGAACGTAGCTGTCTGCTTTACACCAATTACTTCGGACTTAAGACCGAAACCGTTAAAAGGTTAACCAAAGAAGTTAAAAACCTGATCATAGATAATGCACAAGCATTTTTTTGCAAGCCAATAAACGATTGCGATACCTTCTACTCATGCCGGAAATTTTTCGGTGTACCCGATGGTGCCTATTTAAATATTTCTACAACATTAGGGCTAAATTTAAAACAGGATCAATCAATAGATCGGTTCTCTCACCTGATTAAAAGTATCGATATCAATATAGAAGAGGGCTATGCCGATTATATAGAAAATAATGAGCAGTTGTGCAATAACGATATCAAAAAGATGTCAGTATTAACAGAAAGCATTCTTTCGGGTATAAATTACGATAAGTGTGCCGATATTAGAAGAAATAATTTTGCTTATCTGGATGAGCACTTAGGGCGGGGGAATATCTTGAGGTTAAACTTTTCAAGAGAAGATGTACCAATGGTTTACCCACTTTTGGTTGAAGATCCATCTGTAAAACAGCAACTCATCAGTCAAAAAATATTTGTGGCCACTTATTGGCCTAACGTTTACGAATGGGCCCATGTTGATAGTTATGAATACTTTCTAGCTAAGCACCTTGTTTCACTGCCTATCGATCACCGCTACAGCCTAGCAGATATGAAACTAATTGTTAAAGCTTTAAAACCGCTCATATGA
- a CDS encoding hypothetical protein (product_source=Hypo-rule applied; pfam=PF05721; superfamily=51197), with protein sequence MNNTFIYKRATLADFREAIDEYGWVVYEKAINQKLISEITTGFETSYLLRREIQILNGIEENMEGTLHHLLEKDNFSIELLNKLYCHREIRDFLGGNYILNGINGVINTKKTKSYIQNIHRDVRTFSAESKFMIQMIIVLDDFTIFNGATHFLSGSHKLDIKPEEKHFNAFAKQAIAKKGSIILFDSNIWHAGGINYTRKPRRALTLGFTKPYIKQQFDYPRFLGYDFGEKIDSDLRQIIGYNARVPASLQEYYRPVESRMYRADQG encoded by the coding sequence GTGAACAATACATTTATTTACAAACGAGCCACTTTAGCTGACTTTAGGGAAGCTATAGATGAATATGGTTGGGTTGTGTATGAAAAGGCAATCAACCAGAAATTAATTTCAGAAATAACTACAGGTTTCGAAACTTCTTATCTTTTAAGAAGAGAAATACAGATTTTAAATGGAATTGAAGAGAATATGGAGGGAACATTACATCACCTGCTTGAGAAAGATAATTTCTCTATCGAGCTTTTGAATAAGTTGTACTGCCATCGAGAAATCCGCGATTTTTTGGGTGGAAACTATATTCTTAATGGAATAAATGGCGTAATTAACACCAAAAAGACCAAATCTTATATCCAGAATATCCATCGCGATGTACGTACATTTTCCGCTGAATCTAAATTTATGATCCAGATGATTATTGTGCTTGATGATTTTACCATATTTAATGGAGCCACACATTTTTTGTCAGGCTCTCATAAATTGGATATCAAGCCAGAAGAAAAACACTTTAACGCTTTCGCTAAACAAGCTATTGCCAAAAAGGGAAGTATTATATTATTCGATTCTAATATTTGGCATGCAGGTGGAATCAACTACACCAGAAAGCCGCGGAGGGCATTGACCTTAGGTTTTACTAAACCTTACATTAAACAACAGTTCGATTATCCTCGCTTTTTGGGTTATGATTTTGGCGAAAAAATAGATAGCGATTTACGGCAGATTATCGGGTATAATGCAAGGGTACCGGCCAGTTTACAAGAATATTACAGACCTGTTGAAAGCAGGATGTATAGAGCAGATCAAGGGTAA
- a CDS encoding acetyltransferase-like isoleucine patch superfamily enzyme (product_source=COG0110; cath_funfam=2.160.10.10; cog=COG0110; pfam=PF14602; superfamily=51161; transmembrane_helix_parts=Outside_1_9,TMhelix_10_31,Inside_32_205), with the protein MISVLQHSNIFSTLWYNIVLGYFPKIILIVYKRTKVSIHQTARLDIKTRLQVGSAWEGTNHSFSTLMIAENGKMTVHGDFDFHTGVFIAVNKNAVLEIGSGYTNNDVDISCFSAIKIGNNVAISKGVIIRDSDNHEIGEGGEDISKPIEIGDNVWIGLRAIILKGVKIGNGSIIAAGALVNKDVPANCLAAGVPAKIIKENISWK; encoded by the coding sequence ATGATAAGTGTATTACAACACAGTAATATTTTTTCAACATTGTGGTATAATATTGTGTTGGGCTATTTCCCGAAGATTATATTAATCGTTTACAAACGGACAAAGGTTTCCATTCATCAAACGGCACGATTAGATATCAAAACTCGTTTACAGGTAGGTTCTGCCTGGGAAGGCACTAATCATAGCTTTTCTACTTTAATGATTGCAGAAAATGGAAAAATGACCGTCCATGGTGATTTTGATTTTCATACAGGTGTTTTTATAGCTGTAAACAAGAATGCAGTGCTCGAAATAGGAAGCGGTTATACAAATAACGATGTCGATATTTCATGTTTTAGCGCTATCAAAATTGGAAATAATGTTGCCATCTCCAAAGGTGTAATTATCAGAGATTCTGACAATCATGAAATTGGGGAAGGTGGTGAGGATATTAGTAAACCCATTGAAATAGGCGACAATGTTTGGATTGGTTTGCGGGCAATTATCTTAAAAGGTGTGAAAATAGGAAATGGTTCTATAATTGCAGCTGGAGCTTTAGTAAATAAGGATGTTCCTGCAAATTGTTTGGCAGCAGGAGTTCCGGCTAAAATTATTAAAGAAAATATCAGCTGGAAATAA
- a CDS encoding glycosyltransferase involved in cell wall biosynthesis (product_source=COG0438; cath_funfam=3.40.50.2000; cog=COG0438; pfam=PF13477,PF13692; superfamily=53756): protein MEKVLIACDSSHTLLGFRGKLIEELVKCNQVHVFTPKIVQKSVAEKLKKLNVVVHENDLWGSNVSILSDLKYIASLYKLIRRVKPDVFFPYTFKPIIYGTIVSKLCRVNRITPMLTGLGYNFTDSETKKNLVSKITKMLLKFSLSANKRVDIIFQNQDDCKKLLLENIINLKHKVHVVNGSGVDLLDYAYSEPETKNVSFLMIARLINAKGIKEFYEAAKLVKLNFPNAKFKLIGSYDDNIDAIGEELYQKIKLGDIIEYIGEVNDVKPYIKEASVVVLPSYYGEGVPRCLLEGMAMGRPIITCNSAGCRETITVLPSEKNGFLIPIKDISALANSMKHYLSNTMDIILNGRNGRIFAQQKFDVNLVNAQMLKIMQVLS from the coding sequence ATGGAAAAAGTTTTAATCGCTTGCGATTCTTCCCATACCTTATTAGGTTTTAGAGGTAAATTAATAGAGGAATTGGTAAAATGTAATCAAGTGCATGTTTTTACGCCAAAAATTGTTCAGAAATCCGTCGCCGAAAAACTAAAAAAGCTAAATGTAGTTGTTCATGAAAATGATTTATGGGGGAGTAATGTTTCGATTCTGTCTGATCTTAAATATATCGCCAGTTTATATAAACTGATTAGAAGAGTTAAACCGGATGTATTTTTCCCTTATACTTTCAAACCGATAATATATGGAACGATAGTTTCTAAATTATGTAGAGTTAATCGCATAACACCCATGTTAACCGGTTTGGGGTATAATTTTACAGATTCGGAGACAAAGAAAAATTTGGTAAGCAAGATTACCAAAATGCTTTTGAAGTTTAGTTTATCAGCTAATAAAAGGGTTGACATAATTTTTCAGAATCAAGATGATTGCAAAAAACTTTTGCTGGAGAACATCATTAATTTAAAGCATAAAGTACATGTGGTAAATGGGTCTGGTGTAGATTTATTAGATTATGCTTATTCGGAGCCAGAAACAAAAAATGTAAGTTTTTTAATGATTGCTAGGTTGATAAACGCAAAAGGCATTAAAGAGTTTTACGAAGCGGCAAAATTAGTCAAGCTAAACTTTCCAAACGCGAAATTTAAACTTATTGGTTCGTATGATGATAACATAGATGCCATTGGAGAAGAATTATATCAGAAAATTAAATTGGGTGATATTATAGAATACATTGGAGAAGTGAATGATGTTAAGCCTTATATAAAAGAGGCCTCGGTAGTTGTTTTACCCTCCTATTATGGGGAAGGAGTGCCTAGATGTTTATTAGAAGGCATGGCGATGGGTAGGCCTATCATTACTTGCAATTCAGCAGGTTGTAGGGAAACCATAACAGTTTTACCTAGCGAAAAAAATGGCTTTCTGATACCTATCAAAGATATTTCAGCCTTAGCCAATTCTATGAAACACTATCTTTCCAATACTATGGATATCATCTTAAATGGTCGCAACGGAAGGATCTTTGCCCAACAAAAGTTCGATGTAAATCTGGTAAACGCACAAATGTTAAAAATAATGCAAGTTTTATCATAA
- a CDS encoding pectate lyase (product_source=KO:K01728; cath_funfam=2.160.20.10; cog=COG3866; ko=KO:K01728; pfam=PF00544; smart=SM00656; superfamily=51126; transmembrane_helix_parts=Inside_1_6,TMhelix_7_24,Outside_25_475): MHLKKRLFNKVILSSLLITIIIGFSNCKKEGAELLTPTDSLSTEAIEARRGTGTSTSTGVGSIDPSTGKLDLGFAFRVPLDASLISDSGNQPAASTLKVYENGVEIGPAHSLHDDIRNTGKGRFSHWMGYLYFSASDNSNPLTNGRKYTYTVGGQVTAPDQGITTPSTDPVSSDASQLILGYATLNGSTTGGQGGSVVTVNSLSALKSALQADNNAKIVYVSGAIKGAGADPIYVKSNKSIIGLSGASIEGASFQLIGSAVSNVIVQNLKMSNYLSYGAVTVSEGAHHVWIDHCEFSTDRDHGYDYYSKDIIVARGSDYVTISWNKFHDQVLSVLISSGINDKSAGTDIGRLHVTLHHNYWYNISEREPTMNYGSVHMFNNYHLNNNGYSIGARAGGNIRTDNDYFSNCKMPISTSLAGDPPGYITGANTNIYVNCEANNITTTAGNWAPTYEYKAALNNAADVPAIVTKGAGPK; the protein is encoded by the coding sequence ATGCATTTAAAGAAAAGATTATTTAACAAAGTGATTTTATCAAGTTTATTAATTACCATAATTATTGGTTTCAGTAATTGTAAAAAAGAAGGGGCTGAGCTTTTAACACCCACAGACTCTTTGAGTACTGAAGCAATTGAGGCACGTAGAGGTACAGGCACAAGTACAAGTACAGGTGTGGGTAGCATAGATCCAAGTACTGGAAAACTAGATTTGGGTTTTGCTTTTAGAGTGCCATTGGATGCGAGTTTAATTAGCGATTCTGGAAACCAACCAGCAGCTTCAACTTTAAAAGTCTACGAAAATGGTGTTGAAATCGGGCCTGCACATTCGCTACACGATGATATTAGAAATACCGGTAAAGGTCGTTTTAGCCATTGGATGGGTTATTTATATTTTTCAGCATCTGATAACTCTAACCCGTTAACTAACGGCAGGAAATATACCTATACAGTTGGAGGACAGGTAACAGCCCCCGACCAAGGTATAACAACACCTTCAACTGATCCTGTATCTTCAGATGCAAGTCAGTTAATTTTAGGATATGCCACATTAAATGGCTCTACTACAGGTGGTCAGGGAGGATCTGTGGTTACTGTAAATTCATTGTCAGCACTTAAAAGTGCACTTCAGGCTGATAATAATGCCAAAATTGTTTACGTTTCAGGTGCGATAAAGGGAGCTGGGGCCGATCCAATCTATGTGAAGTCGAATAAATCAATTATTGGTTTATCAGGAGCTTCAATTGAAGGTGCGTCATTTCAGCTTATAGGCTCGGCGGTGAGCAATGTTATCGTTCAAAATCTTAAAATGAGCAATTATTTATCCTATGGTGCAGTAACCGTTTCTGAGGGCGCTCATCATGTATGGATAGATCACTGCGAATTTTCAACCGACCGTGATCATGGATACGACTATTATAGTAAAGATATTATAGTTGCAAGAGGATCTGATTATGTAACCATATCCTGGAACAAATTTCACGATCAGGTATTATCTGTGTTAATTAGTTCAGGCATAAACGATAAATCTGCAGGAACTGATATTGGAAGGTTACATGTAACATTACACCACAATTATTGGTACAATATTTCTGAGCGGGAGCCAACAATGAATTACGGAAGCGTACACATGTTCAATAATTACCATTTAAATAATAACGGTTATTCGATTGGAGCTCGTGCAGGTGGAAATATACGTACCGATAATGATTACTTTTCAAATTGTAAAATGCCTATCTCAACAAGTTTAGCCGGAGATCCTCCAGGATACATTACAGGGGCAAATACTAACATTTATGTGAACTGTGAAGCTAATAATATCACTACTACAGCAGGTAATTGGGCACCAACCTACGAATATAAAGCAGCACTAAATAATGCAGCAGACGTTCCTGCAATTGTGACAAAAGGAGCTGGTCCAAAATAA
- a CDS encoding UDP-glucuronate 4-epimerase (product_source=KO:K08679; cath_funfam=3.40.50.720; cog=COG0451; ko=KO:K08679; pfam=PF01370; superfamily=51735) produces MKILITGTAGFIGFHLAQRLLERGDTVVGIDNVNDYYDVKLKYDRLIETGIDVSMLKYGKPQVSNRFPNYTFIKLDICDSKKLNECFKTFEFDAVCNLAAQAGVRYSITNPSAYIDTNIKGFLNVLECCRNFKIGHLLYASSSSVYGMNKKMPFSTHDSVNHPMSLYAASKKSNELMAHAYSSLFNLATTGLRFFTVYGPWGRPDMALFMFTKAILEGKPIEVFNNGDMKRDFTYVDDIVEGIVRVIDNPAKANPNWNDENPDPASSKAPYAVYNIGRGEPVSLLDFITEIETHTGIEAKKNLLPMQDGDVSSTSANIDDLKNTLHYEPGVSVKQGVYNFVNWFHNYYGKSVKKPLKSVKLETHYHANVI; encoded by the coding sequence ATGAAAATTTTAATTACTGGTACGGCCGGCTTCATCGGCTTTCATTTGGCTCAACGCTTGTTAGAAAGAGGAGACACCGTTGTTGGCATAGACAATGTTAACGACTATTATGATGTAAAACTTAAGTATGATAGGTTAATTGAAACGGGTATTGACGTAAGCATGCTAAAATATGGTAAACCGCAAGTGAGTAACAGGTTTCCAAATTATACTTTTATTAAACTTGATATATGCGATAGCAAAAAATTAAACGAGTGTTTTAAAACATTTGAATTTGATGCCGTATGTAATTTGGCCGCACAAGCAGGGGTTCGCTATAGTATAACTAATCCATCAGCCTACATCGATACAAATATTAAAGGTTTTCTAAATGTTTTAGAATGTTGCAGAAATTTCAAAATTGGTCACTTATTATATGCTAGTTCATCCAGCGTTTATGGAATGAATAAAAAAATGCCTTTTAGTACCCATGACAGTGTAAATCATCCAATGTCGCTTTACGCTGCATCCAAAAAAAGCAACGAATTAATGGCACATGCATACAGCTCCTTATTTAACTTAGCAACAACAGGTTTAAGGTTTTTTACTGTCTATGGCCCTTGGGGACGTCCGGATATGGCCTTGTTTATGTTCACCAAAGCAATTTTGGAGGGCAAACCCATCGAGGTTTTTAATAATGGAGATATGAAACGTGACTTTACTTATGTTGATGATATTGTTGAAGGTATTGTGCGTGTTATCGATAATCCAGCCAAAGCAAATCCGAATTGGAATGACGAAAATCCAGATCCTGCAAGTTCAAAGGCTCCTTATGCAGTTTACAATATTGGAAGGGGAGAACCAGTAAGTTTACTTGATTTTATAACTGAAATTGAGACACACACTGGAATAGAAGCTAAGAAAAACTTACTACCTATGCAAGATGGAGATGTAAGCTCAACTTCTGCAAATATTGACGATTTGAAGAATACATTACATTATGAACCTGGTGTTTCTGTTAAACAAGGTGTTTACAATTTTGTAAACTGGTTTCACAATTATTATGGAAAAAGTGTGAAAAAACCATTGAAAAGTGTGAAATTGGAAACACATTATCATGCTAATGTCATATAA
- a CDS encoding glycosyltransferase involved in cell wall biosynthesis (product_source=COG0438; cath_funfam=3.40.50.2000; cog=COG0438; pfam=PF00534; superfamily=53756) — MSTNHKQFQVISLTDEPNGAEQVLLKMAVAINGKLIFLKRNHGSRLAIPPNLNAKFLSNTHIVFGLLKLILLIRKFKKDDVVMSTHPYLNAYLGFFKRIGCLRSKLVVRECTSVFTRFSGLKKYLYSLIYKLGYPGVNLVICQTELMKEQLLQHNRFISERITLVQPNPVDLPMLLAQAKETLTLEVNQLQFICAAGRLIPEKGFDILIRSFNIVHQSYPALKLLILGEGKERDRLLNLVEELNLTNSVIFKGHIANPMPYFKMAKLCVVSSIKEGFPNTLLEMMALNKAIVTTLCAGGIDAIPDISKVATNNVDALAHAMLNTIKNPNLAAGAGIMTYLNKRSPVIVAQSILQAI, encoded by the coding sequence ATGAGTACTAATCATAAACAATTTCAAGTTATTTCTTTAACTGATGAGCCAAATGGGGCGGAGCAGGTATTACTAAAAATGGCGGTGGCAATTAATGGGAAACTGATTTTTTTGAAAAGAAATCATGGGTCTCGATTAGCAATACCTCCCAATTTGAACGCTAAATTCCTATCCAATACTCATATAGTGTTCGGTCTATTAAAGCTCATTTTATTAATAAGAAAATTTAAAAAGGATGATGTTGTAATGAGTACACATCCTTATTTAAATGCGTACTTAGGTTTCTTTAAGAGGATTGGATGTTTGCGGTCGAAATTGGTTGTCAGAGAATGTACCTCGGTGTTCACCAGGTTTTCTGGGTTGAAAAAATATTTATATAGTTTAATTTACAAGCTAGGATATCCTGGGGTTAATTTGGTGATTTGCCAGACAGAGTTGATGAAAGAACAGCTGTTGCAACACAATCGGTTTATTAGTGAAAGAATAACCCTTGTTCAACCTAATCCAGTCGATCTGCCAATGTTATTGGCGCAAGCAAAAGAAACTTTAACATTGGAGGTAAATCAGTTGCAATTTATATGTGCTGCTGGCAGACTTATACCTGAGAAAGGTTTCGATATTCTAATTCGGTCTTTCAATATTGTGCATCAGAGTTATCCAGCGCTTAAACTTTTAATTTTAGGTGAGGGAAAAGAAAGGGATAGGTTATTGAATTTGGTAGAAGAACTTAATTTAACAAACTCAGTCATTTTTAAAGGGCATATCGCTAATCCAATGCCCTATTTTAAAATGGCAAAATTGTGTGTAGTCTCATCTATAAAGGAGGGGTTTCCAAATACCTTGCTAGAAATGATGGCTTTAAATAAAGCCATCGTTACCACACTTTGCGCCGGTGGAATTGATGCCATCCCAGATATTTCAAAAGTGGCGACGAATAACGTAGATGCGTTAGCTCATGCAATGCTGAATACAATTAAGAATCCAAATTTAGCGGCTGGAGCAGGTATTATGACCTATTTGAACAAAAGAAGTCCCGTGATTGTTGCGCAATCTATCCTTCAGGCCATATAG
- a CDS encoding hypothetical protein (product_source=Hypo-rule applied; superfamily=75005), translating to MFNSIYNLFVKCFAIDRWNIGVVNQSIEDLVTMKRLSSINWLKEDSVDYAADPFIIKDRNNIKIYYEELNFWEGNGKIMMMEDFDFKTKKNISGITPSQIHLSYPYLIQDKGDLFCIPETSEALEIGLYKVDENNPLELKKTKILIHGKQFVDTSIILYLGKYWLFTSISGINDKLFIYYSSHLDGDYKAHDRNPIPVETQACRGAGSLFNVRDILYRPTQNSSNCYGGSIQINRIKILSENDYQTESVFEILPDKKYNKGIHQISFTDNKIVVDGKRRVFSMATPFKKIVRKIRIR from the coding sequence ATGTTTAATAGTATATACAATTTATTTGTAAAATGCTTTGCAATAGATAGATGGAATATTGGCGTTGTTAATCAATCGATAGAAGATTTAGTGACAATGAAAAGGCTTTCTTCTATAAATTGGTTAAAAGAAGATAGTGTTGATTACGCTGCAGATCCGTTTATTATAAAAGATAGAAATAACATCAAAATTTACTATGAAGAATTAAATTTTTGGGAGGGGAATGGGAAAATTATGATGATGGAGGATTTTGATTTTAAAACAAAAAAAAATATTAGTGGAATTACACCTTCGCAAATCCACTTATCATACCCATATCTCATACAAGATAAAGGAGATTTATTTTGTATTCCAGAAACTTCAGAAGCACTAGAAATAGGACTTTATAAGGTTGATGAAAATAATCCACTTGAGCTAAAAAAAACGAAAATTCTAATTCATGGTAAGCAATTTGTCGATACCTCAATTATTCTTTACCTAGGTAAATATTGGCTGTTTACGAGTATATCAGGTATAAACGATAAATTATTTATTTATTACTCCAGTCATCTTGATGGAGATTACAAAGCACATGATCGGAATCCGATTCCTGTGGAAACACAGGCTTGCAGAGGTGCAGGAAGCTTGTTCAATGTTAGGGATATCCTGTATCGGCCAACTCAAAATTCATCTAACTGCTACGGTGGCTCGATACAAATTAATAGGATAAAAATTTTAAGCGAAAACGATTACCAAACTGAATCAGTTTTTGAAATTTTGCCAGATAAAAAATATAATAAGGGGATACATCAAATCAGTTTTACCGATAATAAAATTGTGGTAGATGGGAAAAGGAGGGTGTTTAGTATGGCTACACCTTTTAAAAAAATAGTTCGAAAAATTAGGATAAGATAA
- a CDS encoding lipid II:glycine glycyltransferase (peptidoglycan interpeptide bridge formation enzyme) (product_source=COG2348; cog=COG2348; superfamily=55729) — protein sequence MLSIKLKVLPFLSRKVIWYSDKPTPWHCLTTVYKQSDYHKNLFGFKKELFHTKIIDLTENISDIQNAFDKNTNYEIRRALKDGVTTSVGEDINAFLLFYNKFSETKKLPKLRYQNLKGYQSNLLITKASYDDVDIVMHSYVIDINSKRARLLHSASLFRNEDGANVRAIIGRANRLLHFKDIEYFKELGFETYDLGGYSIDVKNETMVKINQFKSSFGGQLKKENDYIPYLMVWLSKLF from the coding sequence ATGCTAAGTATTAAATTAAAGGTTTTACCTTTCTTAAGCCGTAAAGTAATATGGTACAGCGACAAGCCTACACCCTGGCATTGTTTAACTACAGTTTACAAACAAAGTGATTATCATAAAAATTTATTTGGTTTTAAAAAAGAGTTATTTCACACTAAAATTATCGATTTAACCGAGAACATTTCTGACATACAAAATGCTTTTGATAAAAATACCAATTATGAAATTAGAAGAGCCTTAAAGGATGGCGTAACAACATCAGTTGGTGAAGATATCAACGCATTTCTTCTTTTTTACAATAAGTTTTCCGAAACTAAAAAACTTCCAAAATTAAGATACCAAAATTTAAAGGGCTATCAATCTAATTTGTTGATTACGAAAGCTTCTTATGATGATGTTGACATTGTAATGCATAGCTATGTTATCGATATCAATTCGAAACGTGCACGATTACTTCACTCTGCATCATTATTTAGAAACGAAGATGGCGCTAATGTTAGGGCAATAATTGGCAGAGCAAATCGATTGCTACATTTTAAAGATATAGAATACTTTAAGGAATTAGGTTTCGAAACATACGATTTAGGCGGCTATTCTATTGATGTAAAGAATGAAACGATGGTTAAAATAAACCAGTTCAAAAGTAGTTTTGGTGGTCAGTTAAAAAAAGAAAATGATTACATACCGTATTTAATGGTTTGGTTATCTAAATTATTTTAA